One Octopus bimaculoides isolate UCB-OBI-ISO-001 chromosome 16, ASM119413v2, whole genome shotgun sequence genomic window, NNNNNNNNNNNNNNNNNNNNNNNNNNNNNNNNNNNNNNNNNNNNNNNNNNNNNNNNNNNNNNNNNNNNNNNNNNNNNNNNNNNNNNNNNNNNNNNNNNNNNNNNNNNNNNNNNNNNNNNNNNNNNNNNNNNNNNNNNNNNNNNNNNNNNNNNNNNNNNNNNNNNNNNNNNNNNNNNNNNNNNNNNNNNNNNNNNNNNNNNNNNNNNNNNNNNNNNNNNNNNNNNNNNNNNNNNNNNNNNNNNNNNNNNNNNNNNNNNNNNNNNNNNNNNNNNNNNNNNNNNNNNNNNNNNNNNNNNNNNNNNNNNNNNNNNNNNNNNNNNNNNNNNNNNNNNNNNNNNNNNNNNNNNNNNNNNNNNNNNNNNNNNNNNNNNNNNNNNNNNNNNNNNNNNNNNNNNNNNNNNNNNNNNNNNNNNNNNNNNNNNNNNNNNNNNNNNNNNNNNNNNNNNNNNNNNNNNNNNNNNNNNNNNNNNNNNNNNNNNNNNNNNNNNNNNNNNNNNNNNNNNNNNNNNNNNNNNNNNNNNNNNNNNNNNNNNNNNNNNNNNNNNNNNNNNNNNNNNNNNNNNNNNNNNNNNNNNNNNNNNNNNNNNNNNNNNNNNNNNNNNNNNNNNNNNNNNNNNNNNNNNNNNNNNNNNNNNNNNNNNNNNNNNNNNNNNNNNNNNNNNNNNNNNNNNNNNNNNNNNNNNNNNNNNNNNNNNNNNNNNNNNNNNNNNNNNNNNNNNNNNNNNNNNNNNNNNNNNNNNNNNNNNNNNNNNNNNNNNNNNNNNNNNNNNNNNNNNNNNNNNNNNNNNNNNNNNNNNNNNNNNNNNNNNNNNNNNNNNNNNNNNNNNNNNNNNNNNNNNNNNNNNNNNNNNNNNNNNNNNNATATAcatagggatagagagagaaagagagatgtgtgtcattatgtttttgttttcaccccctcccccacctcACTATCTGATACCCGGGGTTGGTTTGTTCGCGTCGCTGTAACTTAGCATAACAGGCTTTGAAAATAATTCCTGGGGCGGATACGTTCGACAAAAatctttcaaagcagtgccccaggatggccggaGTTCATTGACTaatacaagtaaaaaataacaaataaaaaagatatcaaatatttcatttccttaaGAAGTTAAGGTATTCTTTGAAGAgatttttggctgttatttcttttagATATGTTGACATAGAAGTTCCCttgttggttcgtttacgttGAACGAGTAAATGGAAATGTCCCCTACACTTTattctgccttattatttgttgttgaaaCTGAacgtttgtttatataaataaatgcttggTTGCGACATCTGAGTGCTATCACTTGAAATGTCTTCACTTTTTTCCGGAATTTAGTCCAAATTCTCATTACATTGTTAGTCTAAATTTATGGTTCTTTCTACAATTAGAAGAAAGCTTGGCAGATAACTGACGTTTTTTAAGTGGCAGATAGTAGAAGTGAGTGCAAAGATGCAGCCAGTCGTGACTCACCAGCATTGTTGTtaataaatattaacagaaaataaaacaatgtcttTCTATTAAGCTTGAATTAGTCTACCTCTATACTTTTGAATATTGTATTAAACTCTGTGTGAATACCGGTTCAAAAGGCTTATGAAAGAAAACCGTAATTCAATGACAAGAGGGAAATATACATACGTCTGCAAAGTGGCTTTTTGATTAATTTTCCACAAAGGTACGGATATTAACCCAAATTCAGCAGTCAAATAAGTTTTTCATTCTAGGACATTTTCATTCTAGGACATTTTCATTCTAGGATAGCCATTTTATTACTAGGATAGTTGAGTGTTCTTTCTAAAGTTTGAGTGAGCCTTTGAGTACTGTGTAgtcttattcttttttcttatctacatgcacacattgtTTATTCACATAACTTTATAATGTCACTTTTAATCCTTTAAAGAGTTCATTGATTATTCTtttgattgtaaatatatattaacaaactctataaatataattattataataggaTAACGACTTGAGCAATTAAAAATATCTCTTTGTGTCTATCTTTTTATTAAGGTCACAAATTCGAGGGCACCATATACGTGATTTATATCTATTGCGCACAGTGAcgattaaaagggtaaagaccccccttcagtcatgaatgaccaagggattgcacctagaaagttcccctccgaggcacaagtctaggtcgtgttgtttatggaagaccagcagtggcccatacataccagccaccccctctccataccaccgatgttatccaagcgaaaagcaaaggccgatacagcttggcaccagtgacatcgcaactcatttctacaactgaatgaactggagcaacgtgaaataaagtgtcttgctcaagaacacaacagacagcctggtccaggaattgaaatcactacCACATGTTTCTGAGCCcgacgccctaaccactgagccatatttTACTCACTGTACCATACATGACGTGAGCACTGGTAATAACATCGCTTCGAATTCAGTAGCATTGTATGACAACTAAGGCAGACTGTCTTTTACCCTGAGGAAACCTGAACAGTGCGAGTAAAAATTTAGTTGAAAGAAAATGCTATGGAAGCCCGTCGTGGAAGTAAATTTTGATCTTCACACTCTTTCTGAGAAAGATGAGTTGATATGGTTCAACGTTCAGTTTGAACGTTGATGCAAACCACTCGACTTTATGAAGAGAGACGGATGGATATACCGGTGTAGTGGTTTATACAGGGCTTAAATGTTAGACACAGCAAAGGCTAAGAAAAATCGCATTTGTCGGGTGGACCTAAAACGGAAGCGATATGTAGCTATTTAGTTCATCAGATTAGGGAATTCTGTGTGGAGTCAAGAATAAGTGCATCTATTTTCTCCATTTGCTGGTGAATGAGCCTACGAATATATAAAGTggtctcatttatttatttttacattttctttttctttttttttcttttgcaaaggATGTGATTTAGGGCGTATgtttctctttgtatgtgtgagtgcacataCATCAGCTAGTTTCCAATGTGAGAGCAATTCATCACGACTCATTGCTGAGATCTCTACCAGGTAGGAAACAGAATAAATCTGATGTATTTTTCAGGTCTTCAATAAAAGGTATAGTTTCTGgagcgcaggagtgggtgtgtggtaagtagcttgcttaccaaccacatggttctgggttcagtcccactgcgttgcatcttgggcaagtgtcttctactatagcctcgggccgaccaaagtcttgtgagtggatttggtagacggaaactgaaagaagcctgtcgtatatatatatatatatatatatatatatatatatatatatatatatatatgtatgtctgtgtatatgtttgtgtgtctgtgtttgtccccccccccaacatcgcttgacaacagatgctggtgtgtttatgtccccgtaacttagcggttcggcaaaaagagaccgatagaataagtactaggcttacaaagaataagtcctggggtcgatttgctcgactaaaggtggtgccccagcatggccgcagtcaaatgactgaaacaagtaaaagagtaaagagtaaagagtaatttatctgctaatatttttctttacacacacacacacatatgaatatatagttttagagaaaagatgaaaatccagtcacatatagaaaaattaataattaaaagcacattaaattagtataatataatacaaagtaaatatcataagataaagataatgtgaaacttaatttaattttaatttttaatgaattgaatttaattcagtttttacctgtaaatttggattgttatccctaataatattattatatatatgaatatgtgtgtatgtgtatatgtatattaaggcaaaattgctggcctcgtgtcaaaatttgaaactgaataattttcttttattatattttataattaatcagaaattataattaatcagAAAACAAAACTTAGAGCCTTTCTCTGATCACTTTCAGGGCCTCCGAGAAACGtggaagtaaagaaaaaagtttATCTCAGAATGGATTGCACTTAAGGCACCAAAAACCAGACGATGGTGTTAAAATGGATAACGGATTAATTCTACCGCAGGAACGGATCTCTCCGACAGGATTCTATACAGTTTCCTATTACTAAATTTCACAAAGTATTACATTgtaggaatgaacccaaaaccgcGAGattacgaagcaaacttcttaaacattcagCTTATAGCTACGCATAATATCGTAAAGAACCCCTTCtgtcaagaatgaccatggggACACATGTAgtaagttcccctccgaggcacaagttcaggcaaggttgaTTCTCCCCCTCTccgtgccactgatgttatccaagggaaaggcaaaagctgatataGTTTGTGACCAGTGACGTCGAAACTGAGTGGAcgggagtaatgtgaaataaaatgtcttgctcaagaacataacgctcAACACACATTCCCGGTTCGGGGATCGAaatcacaacctcatgattgtgagtccgacgctctaaccactgagccatgcgcatAACATgtttgttatgtgtatgtgtgtatgcatgcgggATCACCAACAAATGTCATCCTAGGTTCTACGGCCTCGCTTCCATCCATTCATGAAAAATGAATGTCACAATTCCTGCTTGCTTTTCGCCGAATTAAAAGTGAAACCGAAATAACTAATTTTGTTGACGCAGTTACAATTTCAATGTAGagcaaattacatacacacacactcctacacacgcacacgcacacgcacacgcactcatacacgcacgcacacaaacaaacaaaagcacgAGAACTTTCCTGAAATTTCATTTAAtactcttcaaaaaaaaaacgaaaacaaataaatagaaaaggaaaagtaaCAAGATACTAGACTTTAAGTCTTTCATCATTATACCAATTATGTCAAAGATCAGAGGTGTATGGAAGACAATtggaaatacaaaattttattaggttttttttgtttttgttttttgttttttgtttttttttgttttttttttcaaattatatcaCCAtgattatattttagaatttctgCTGATAGAAACAAGCTCTGTGAGAAGAATCAAAGAGAATATTTAATAGATTTTTGCTTAAGTCGtttcacaaaatgaaaattatctgGTATATTCATGCGCAAATGAAATCAGGTTAACTTATAACGGTGAAGAACTTAAAGAACAAGCATTTTCCAATATTTCGCACATACAACTACCAACCAACTTTCCATATTTATAATGGCGTCCGCTTTATGCACTTGTGCACAAATTCATAAACCCATTAATCCAGCCTGTACACACCTGTACAGATACATTATAATAAGCGGTGACATATAACGAATGTCAAACATACGACGGCAGCGAGTAAAGAGCAAAGTAGGGATGTGGGGGCTGGGGGaaacgacaaaaacaaaacaagggacATAACGGGAAATGACGTCATAAGATAACATTGCGCTCTAACTAGGTTCTTACGAAATTTGAGCAGATCTTCTGTAACAGTAATAagttaaacacatgcacacacatggttGCATTCAATTATACACTCTGCCCCATTGAAGTTTTTCCTTCTggtaaatcaatatatatcctcACATTGAATCTATCTGTATGGCCGTCTTTCTGTCTCCTTCCCGGAATACacattccccccctctctctcactctctctctctctctctcacttactgtctgtctctccctctctctcactgtctgtctctcactctcacacatttTCTCACATTAACACAAAATCaagatgaatataaatatatgtatgtatgtatgtatgtatgtatgtatgtattaatgtgtgtatgtatgtatgcattatatatatgtatgcaattacctatgtatctaaatatttatatatatatatatgtttatctaccaatctatctccCTATCCATCTGTCCTATCCTCTATCCATCGATCTGCCGTttcagccatctatctatctatctatttatatcactctctttctctctcactctctctctttcgctatatatatatatatatatatatatatatatNNNNNNNNNNNNNNNNNNNNNNNNNNNNNNNNNNNNNNNNNNNNNNNNNNNNNNNNNNNNNNNNNNNNNNNNNNNNNNNNNNNNNNNNNNNNNNNNNNNNNNNNNNNNNNNNNNNNNNNNNNNNNNNNNNNNNNNNNNNNNNNNNNNNNNNNNNNNNNNNNNNNNNNNNNNNNNNNNNNNNNNNNNNNNNNNNNNNNNNNNNNNNNNNNNNNNNNNNNNNNNNNNNNNNNNNNNNNNNNNNNNNNNNNNNNNNNNNNNNNNNNNNNNNNNNNNNNNNNNNNNNNNNNNNNNNNNNNNNNNNNNNNNNNNNatatatatatatatatatatatatatatatatataaatgatatagatatatatatccatgcatatatatatatatatatatatatgtatgcatatacatatatacatgcatatatatatatatacatacatatatgtaaatatatatatatctgtgtgtatatatatatgtacatatatacacatatataaacatatatatataagtatatatatacatatatatgtacatatatatatatatgtatacatatatatatgtgtatatatatatatatatgtgtgtgtgtgtgtgtgtgtgtgtgtgtgtgtgagtgtgtgtgtgcgcgtatatacatatatatatatatgtatgcttatacatgtagaaatgtacaaatatattaatgaaaatgtattagattgtatatgagtgtaaatgagtgcgtgtgtgtgtttgaatgtgtgtgtgtgtatgtgtttacagtATATGCTCGGGTGTCTATTTCTGGGAGTTCAtctttatgtgtttgcatgtgggtatctatatgcacacacacacacacacatgtatatgNNNNNNNNNNNNNNNNNNNNNNNNNNNNNNNNNNNNNNNNNNNNNNNNNNNNNNNNNNNNNNNNNNNNNNNNNNNNNNNNNNNNNNNNNNNNNNNNNNNNNNNNNNNNNNNNNNNNNNNNNNNNNNNNNNNNNNNNNNNNNNNNNNNNNNNNNNNNNNNNNNNNNNNNNNNNNNNNNNNNNNNNNNNNNNNNNNNNNNNNNNNNNNNNNNNNNNNNNNNNNNNNNNNNNNNNNNNNNNNNNNNNNNNNNNNNNNNNNNNNNNNNNNNNNNNNNNNNNNNNNNNNNNNNNNNNNNNNNNNNNNNNNNNNNNNNNNNNNNNNNNNNNNNNNNNNNNNNNNNNNNNNNNNNNNNNNNNNNNNNNNNNNNNNNNNNNNNNNNNNNNNNNNNNNNNNNNNNNNNNNNNNNNNNNNNNNNNNNNNNNNNNNNNNNNNNNNNNNNNNNNNNNNNNNNNNNNNNNNNNNNNNNNNNNNNNNNNNNNNNNNNNNNNNNNNNNNNNNNNNNNNNNNNNNNNNNNNNNNNNNNNNNNNNNNNNNNNNNNNNNNNNNNNNNNNNNNNNNNNNNNNNNNNNNNNNNNNNNNNNNNNNNNNNNNNNNNNNNNNNNNNNNNNNNNNNNNNNNNNNNNNNNNNNNNNNNNNNNNNNNNNNNNNNNNNNNNNNNNNNNNNNNNNNNNNNNNNNNNNNNNNNNNNNNNNNNNNNNNNNNNNNNNNNNNNNNNNNNNNNNNNNNNNNNNNNNNNNNNNNNNNNNNNNNNNNNNNNNNNNNNNNNNNNNNNNNNNNNNNNNNNNNNNNNNNNNNNNNNNNNNNNNNNNNNNNNNNNNNNNNNNNNNNNNNNNNNNNNNNNNNNNNNNNNNNNNNNNNNNNNNNNNNNNNNNNNNNNNNNNNNNNNNNNNNNNNNNNNNNNNNNNNNNNNNNNNNNNNNNNNNNNNNNNNNNNNNNNNNNNNNNNNNNNNNNNNNNNNNNNNNNNNNNNNNNNNNNNNNNNNNNNNNNNNNNNNNNNNNNNNNNNNNNNNNNNNNNNNNNNNNNNNNNtatatatatatagaaagagtgagagatttaGGGAGATATCATGATAGGATGCGTGAGAGGAAACTAACATACAGGATAAACACTTACATGTAAGCATACCGCACAGGCGCACAGATACAGAAAGCCGCATACATTCGCATACTCGCTCGACCGCActctcacatatgcatacgtacacatgcacaacacTCCTTAATTAGATTTTCTAATAAATCTTTCTAGGACCAATTGACTGTCACATCAAGTAGGAGAGTACATACGGCGCATACACGGCACACAAGATAGCAACAGAGGGAAGGTACGGCGGCAGGGGAGGGCGGTTGGGGGAGGAGGCAAGCAGAATTATATGATGACGAAGTTCATGGTGATgccagtggtgatggtgacgatgatgatggtgggggtgtaGTGATGGGCGAAAGAGACATTCATATCTTCTCTCAACCAACCCCCCAACCAACCAACCCGAACCATCTCGCTTTTTATGTGTTGACGCTGTTTAGCCTTTTCCCGCGCAGTGACGACCGACCGTCGCTTGCTTCCGCTGAAGCGGTTTGGctaattttctttttgcttagtGTTTGttatttccccattttttttaatttttgatatttcttttacttttattatatgtattatttctcactcttcctctctgcTTCCTCcactcctcccctctctctctctttctctctctctctctctctctgtcgctttcCTATCTTCCCGCGGAACAGATGTTGTCTATTTGCTCAATGGCATCGAGTGGAAATAGTTAAGCCTGGCAACTTGACTGAAAAATGCAGTGTAAAATCGTCTTCGATACGCTATAGCTAGCTGTCAAACCCTTACACTACCTTCCTGTACGTGTAGtcaaaccaacacacacagacatacgcaacacacacacacacatgaatattcgtatatacatacatatatatatatatatatatatatatataNNNNNNNNNNNNNNNNNNNNNNNNNNNNNNNNNNNNNNNNNNNNNNNNNNNNNNNNNNNNNNNNNNNNNNNNNNNNNNNNNNNNNNNNNNNNNNNNNNNNNNNNNNNNNNNNNNNNNNNNNNNNNNNNNNNNNNNNNNNNNNNNNNNNNNNNNNNNNNNNNNNNNNNNNNNNNNNNNatatatatatatatatatatatatatatatatacacacacatatatatatatatatagatatatatataaacgtatcgatattcataaatataaacatagatatatacaaatacatatatatttctttatacatatacgcacgtacacacatatatatggatatacatttgggagtgagtttgtgtgtattatacatgcacaGTATACAGCCCCACATATGCATAGGTTTTAGATCGTACGCTAACTTAATATGAAGTACTATCATATCGCTATAATTGGTACTTTATAAAACCTATCACTTGTATTTGTCGACAGACAGGGACAGgcggaaacaaacacacattcgctcacacatatctacacacgtttagatacatatacacgcgcacatgcaaacagtgacatatattcatgtattcttACATGTGTAACTACACACAAACgcttatacacacaagcacacataggcAGATAAAAGTTGTCTGTATGTTCGTACGAAAGTATTTACATGTTATACTTCATACGCGTACGCGGTTTTATTCGTACaatttgtaagtgtatataaatgtgcaaacggacaaaaaaaaaagatgttgcgTCTCTTCATATCTGACGGCAATATGCAAGTACATGGTtctgttcttttatatttgttatccTACGCATGGCTATTGTGGTTGGAACTCACAAGCATACTTATATTCCATATAGAAGATCTCCTTTAAAATTACATAGACAAGATActtaaaagatttttgttttctgtttttgctcaCTTTAAGGAAAGCAATAGAAGAGGTAAACAAAAGATAAATCATTGTAAAGAGATGAGTTATGATGCACTTAACGTACGATAGAGATTTAGGGCTTGTTCACTGATAGTTACGATCACAAATATGCTTTAAATCACAATTTGAAGTCATTGCCTTGTTATGACACGGTTAAAAGAcgcacgcacacaaccacacacacacacacacacacacacacacacacacacatactcatatacacactcatatacacactcatatacacacacatccacacaaaattGTTTCTAGTAACTAACGCAATAAATTACTTGACAACGattgataaatattaaataacaagTGTCGGAGGAATTTCCATGTTTGAAAATATCTTGCTATTTTCAGGTTTGTTTGAACttacatcaacttcatcatcatcatcatcatcaacatcctcatcatcatcatcatcatcttcatcattatcattatcatcatcatcatcatcaccaccaccaccaccaccatcaccaccactatcatcatcatttaatagtttctagtagaatcgttaatacgccgggcAAAAATACTGAGCGGCACCTCGTCCGTCTTTcttttctgagttcagattccgctgagggcgataaaataagtaccagttgtgcaatgggatcgatgtaatcgactcaacttttaccccgaaattgctggccttgtgccaaaatttgaaaccgatattttaaAGATTGGTAGTAAATGTTTTATTAGGTGCTGAGTATTATACGAAGCCACCAAATGGCAATTCGCGGTTTTCCATACGttgatgtaataaaatatatggaaGAAAGAATCGCTATTCTTCGTGTTCTTTTGCCCTGGGTCTGAAGCATTCTAGCTGTGAGCGACACTTTTGTTTCATGGAATATTCTGCAAtcgtctctctttcttctttgttttgtttacttttgtttttgtttttgtttttcaagactGTACAGGATGTATACGGTGAGGGacatttgtctgctatttccaCCAGACGGAACAATTTCATAAAGATTCCACCCTGAACTGTTGTAGACCAAGAAGTGATCTCTTGGTAAGCCGA contains:
- the LOC106875183 gene encoding rRNA 2'-O-methyltransferase fibrillarin-like — translated: MSYCVERRENQKSRYTGGGGRGGGHGGGHGGGHGGGHGAGCGEGSSGEGGGGGAGGGGGEGGGDGDEGGGEGGGGGEGGGDGCDLGRMFLFVCVSAHTSASFQCESNSSRLIAEISTRASEKRGSKEKSLSQNGLHLRHQKPDDGVKMDNGLILPQERISPTGFYTVSYY